The proteins below come from a single Roseiflexus sp. RS-1 genomic window:
- a CDS encoding polysaccharide biosynthesis tyrosine autokinase: MTLQRYLTLFWRWLWLMLLMTLIAGGAAYLVSRQMTPIYEASTTLLINQAPAGSSSPDYQAVLTAERLARTYAELLVKRPVLEDVVRELNLSIAPSLLAERVRVRPIRDTQLIVVTVEDIDPQRAADIANRIVAVFSEQNRELQSERFAESKRSLMNEIAKLQADIDATQAEIAVLRGIDDPTRRARLEEALVQYRSSYATVLRSLEEVRLAEAQLTNSVNVVETAVPVTTPVRPRIVTNTAMAAVAGLLLAVGLALLIEYLSDRVSSAEDVTAATHVGMLAAIGRIDGAEPSDKLVMLRDPFSQVAEAYQMLRVKLEIARFEKPLHTLLVTSSSPGEGKSTTAANLALAIARSGKRVILVDTDLRRPSLHRFFRHANLRGVTTALVRDPSDSLYNHMIATGLENLLVLPSGPVPSDPAVMVSSKKMLDLIDELKRMADVVVFDSPPILAVADAIPLAHICDATLLVVLAGATRTSQLRRACDQLLQAGVEPQGVVLNRVTKEQGGYDHYYYYYGQNRKRSRRGVLSRLFKRRRRRNAVPGVVDTLDTVMSGSGQTLYGAPDVVEATVHRRAPDMTTHPDAQPAVTATTAVQGLDERRNGRAPHQ; the protein is encoded by the coding sequence ATGACCCTGCAACGTTACCTGACTCTCTTCTGGCGCTGGCTCTGGCTCATGCTGTTGATGACGCTGATCGCTGGCGGCGCAGCATACCTGGTCAGTCGCCAGATGACACCGATCTATGAAGCTTCGACCACCCTGCTGATCAATCAGGCGCCGGCTGGCAGTTCGTCACCCGACTATCAGGCAGTGCTGACCGCAGAGCGTCTGGCGCGCACCTACGCTGAATTGCTGGTGAAACGTCCGGTGCTTGAAGATGTTGTGCGCGAACTGAACCTCTCGATTGCCCCATCGTTGCTTGCCGAGCGTGTTCGCGTGCGCCCGATCCGCGACACGCAACTGATCGTCGTGACCGTCGAAGACATTGATCCGCAGCGGGCGGCTGATATTGCCAACCGGATCGTCGCCGTCTTCAGTGAGCAAAACCGTGAGTTGCAGTCCGAACGGTTCGCCGAGTCGAAACGCAGCCTGATGAACGAGATCGCCAAACTTCAGGCGGATATCGATGCAACGCAGGCGGAAATCGCCGTCCTGCGCGGTATCGACGACCCAACGCGCCGGGCGCGCCTGGAGGAGGCGCTGGTGCAGTATCGCAGCAGTTATGCCACCGTGCTGCGTAGCCTGGAAGAGGTACGGCTTGCCGAAGCGCAGTTGACCAACAGCGTCAATGTGGTGGAAACCGCCGTTCCCGTGACTACCCCCGTGCGCCCACGGATCGTGACGAACACTGCCATGGCGGCTGTCGCCGGTCTGTTGCTGGCGGTTGGATTGGCGCTGCTGATTGAATATCTCAGTGATCGGGTCAGTTCCGCCGAAGACGTGACTGCCGCTACTCACGTTGGCATGCTGGCAGCCATCGGGCGGATTGACGGCGCGGAGCCGTCAGACAAACTGGTGATGCTGAGGGATCCGTTCTCGCAGGTCGCCGAGGCGTACCAGATGTTGCGCGTCAAACTGGAGATCGCCAGATTTGAGAAGCCGCTGCATACGCTGCTCGTGACCAGCAGCAGTCCTGGGGAAGGGAAGAGCACGACTGCGGCGAACCTGGCGCTGGCGATTGCGCGCTCCGGTAAGCGCGTCATCCTGGTGGATACCGACCTGCGGCGTCCATCATTGCACCGCTTTTTCCGCCACGCCAATCTGCGCGGCGTGACGACGGCGCTGGTGCGCGATCCGTCGGATAGCCTCTACAACCACATGATCGCCACCGGTCTGGAGAATCTGCTGGTGCTGCCGAGTGGTCCAGTTCCCTCCGATCCGGCGGTGATGGTCAGTTCGAAGAAGATGCTCGACCTGATCGATGAACTCAAACGCATGGCGGATGTCGTGGTGTTCGACAGCCCTCCCATTCTTGCCGTGGCGGATGCGATACCGCTGGCGCATATCTGCGATGCCACGCTGCTGGTGGTGCTGGCTGGAGCCACGCGCACCAGTCAGTTGCGCCGCGCCTGTGATCAGTTGCTTCAGGCGGGCGTCGAGCCGCAGGGGGTCGTCCTGAACCGGGTGACGAAAGAACAGGGCGGGTATGACCATTACTACTACTACTACGGACAGAACCGGAAGCGCAGTCGTCGCGGGGTGTTGAGCCGGCTGTTCAAACGGCGACGACGTCGCAATGCCGTTCCAGGAGTTGTCGATACATTGGATACGGTCATGAGCGGCAGCGGGCAGACGCTCTATGGCGCACCGGACGTGGTGGAGGCAACAGTTCACCGGCGCGCG
- a CDS encoding response regulator: MDCSGVPTPGRVRTLAAAAAERRALFRSLLECFPQTVLVAETDDGRVALDYVRHRRFDLALLDIPLRRLSGLTVARQALRVLPGIAVVIISDIDDPPCLLEALRIGVTGYLPAAAAPHDLVGALQRILAGEVLFDAGFATRALQRLAVSDPARPMFSPKYR, encoded by the coding sequence ATGGATTGCTCAGGAGTGCCGACGCCAGGTCGCGTGCGCACGCTTGCCGCGGCAGCAGCCGAAAGGCGCGCACTGTTCCGTTCGTTGCTGGAATGCTTCCCCCAGACTGTGCTGGTCGCCGAGACTGACGATGGGCGTGTTGCGCTCGACTATGTGCGGCATCGACGCTTCGACCTGGCGCTGCTCGACATTCCGCTCCGGCGCTTGAGCGGGCTGACCGTCGCTCGTCAGGCGCTTCGCGTTCTCCCCGGCATCGCTGTCGTCATTATTTCGGATATTGACGATCCCCCCTGCCTTCTCGAAGCGCTGCGGATCGGAGTGACCGGCTATCTGCCCGCTGCTGCCGCCCCCCACGATCTTGTCGGCGCGCTGCAACGCATCCTCGCCGGAGAAGTGTTGTTCGATGCGGGGTTCGCCACCCGCGCCCTGCAGCGACTGGCAGTCTCCGATCCGGCGCGACCGATGTTTTCTCCGAAATATCGTTGA
- a CDS encoding beta strand repeat-containing protein — MSASLKSPATLFVLGVFLIMTAVLPAPRPVSASSVLYAAPTATGSADCSSWANACTLQTALTNATSGNQIWVRQGVHRPGSSQTDTFTLKNGVAVYGGFAGTETSLAQRDWQTNVTVLSGDINQDDITDANGVVTSTANIAGVNAYHVVTGGGTNNTAVLDGFTITAGNANSPSPPDDAGGGMYNNNSSPTLRNLIFSGNAANSGGGMANFNSSNPTLTNVTFSGNSADLGGGMYNENSSNPTLTNVTFSSNTAQSGGGMYNFYSSPTLTNVTFSGNAAQAGGGMFNSNSNPVLTNVTFSGNTASGMGSSGGGMFNYDNSSPTLTNVTFSSNTAQSGGGMYNFFDSSPTLTNVIFSGNAAQAGGGMFNENSSPILTNVIFSGNAVTVSGGGMANFNGSNPNLINVTFSGNTASSGGGMANFNGSNPTLTNVIIWNSVGGSIINSSSTPDVTYSNIQGGYSGTTNINADPFFVDADGPDNIVGTLDDNLRLQSGSPSIDTGNNAAVPTGVTTDLEGKPRIQNGTVDMGAYEYDNTPPTVVSITRADPNPTNAASVTFVVTFTEAVTGVGVADFALTLTGGVSGASVTGVSGSGAVYTVTVSTGTGDGTLRLDIPNTATITDLAGNALSGLPFTGGQVYTVDKTAPGVTMTSSAPNPTNSAPIPVTVTFSEPVTGFTAGDIAVSNGSVSNFAGGGASYTFDLTPAANGLVTATIAANVAVDAAGNGNTAASFSRTYDTTAPGVASITRADPNPTSAASVNFIVTFTEAVTGVGVADFALTVTGISGASVTGVSGSGAIYTVTVSTGTGDGTLRLDIPTAATITDLAGNALSGLPYTSGETYQKGYRVFLPLIVR; from the coding sequence ATGTCCGCATCACTCAAATCGCCTGCCACGCTCTTCGTTCTTGGGGTCTTCCTGATCATGACCGCCGTTCTGCCAGCGCCCCGACCTGTCAGCGCCTCCAGCGTGCTCTACGCCGCGCCGACTGCGACCGGCAGCGCTGACTGTTCCTCGTGGGCGAACGCCTGCACCCTGCAAACGGCGTTGACGAACGCCACAAGCGGCAACCAGATATGGGTCCGGCAAGGCGTGCATCGTCCCGGCTCGAGCCAGACCGACACCTTCACCCTGAAGAACGGCGTGGCGGTCTACGGCGGCTTCGCCGGAACGGAGACATCGCTCGCCCAGCGCGACTGGCAGACCAACGTCACCGTCCTCAGCGGCGATATCAACCAGGACGACATCACTGACGCCAATGGCGTGGTGACCAGTACGGCGAATATCGCAGGCGTCAACGCCTATCATGTCGTCACCGGCGGCGGGACGAACAACACCGCTGTACTGGACGGCTTCACCATCACTGCCGGGAATGCCAACAGTCCTTCCCCCCCCGACGACGCTGGCGGCGGGATGTATAACAACAACAGCAGCCCGACGCTGCGCAATCTGATCTTCAGCGGCAATGCTGCCAACAGCGGCGGCGGGATGGCCAATTTTAACAGCAGCAACCCGACCCTGACCAATGTCACCTTCAGCGGTAATTCTGCTGACCTCGGTGGCGGGATGTATAACGAGAACAGCAGCAACCCGACCCTGACCAATGTCACCTTCAGCAGTAATACTGCGCAGTCTGGCGGCGGCATGTACAACTTTTATAGCAGTCCCACCCTGACCAATGTCACTTTCAGCGGCAATGCTGCACAGGCTGGCGGCGGGATGTTTAACAGTAACAGCAACCCGGTCCTGACCAATGTCACCTTCAGCGGCAATACTGCGTCAGGGATGGGCAGCAGCGGCGGCGGGATGTTCAACTACGACAACAGTAGTCCCACCCTGACCAACGTCACCTTCAGCAGTAATACTGCGCAGTCTGGCGGCGGGATGTACAACTTTTTTGATAGCAGTCCCACCCTGACCAATGTCATCTTCAGCGGCAATGCTGCACAGGCTGGCGGCGGGATGTTCAATGAGAACAGCAGCCCGATCCTGACGAACGTCATTTTCAGCGGCAATGCCGTAACAGTCAGCGGCGGCGGGATGGCCAATTTTAACGGCAGCAACCCGAACCTGATCAATGTCACCTTCAGCGGCAATACTGCCAGCTCCGGCGGCGGGATGGCCAATTTTAACGGCAGCAACCCGACTCTGACCAACGTTATTATCTGGAACAGCGTCGGAGGCAGTATCATCAATAGCTCCAGCACTCCTGACGTCACCTACAGCAACATTCAGGGCGGCTACTCCGGCACAACCAACATCAATGCCGATCCGTTCTTTGTGGACGCCGACGGTCCCGACAACATCGTGGGCACCCTCGACGACAACCTGCGCCTGCAATCTGGCTCACCCTCCATCGATACCGGAAACAACGCTGCCGTTCCCACGGGCGTCACGACCGACCTGGAGGGCAAGCCCCGCATTCAGAACGGAACGGTGGATATGGGTGCGTATGAATATGACAATACTCCTCCCACGGTGGTCTCTATCACCCGCGCCGACCCGAACCCGACTAATGCGGCGAGCGTGACCTTTGTCGTCACCTTCACCGAAGCGGTCACCGGCGTGGGCGTCGCCGACTTCGCCCTCACGCTTACCGGCGGCGTCAGCGGCGCGAGCGTCACCGGGGTGAGCGGGTCGGGCGCCGTCTACACCGTCACGGTGAGCACCGGAACCGGCGACGGCACGCTGCGGCTGGACATTCCGAACACCGCCACGATCACCGACCTGGCGGGCAACGCCCTGAGCGGGCTGCCGTTTACCGGCGGCCAGGTTTACACCGTGGACAAAACCGCGCCCGGTGTCACGATGACCTCAAGCGCGCCCAATCCGACCAACAGCGCGCCCATTCCGGTCACGGTCACCTTCAGCGAGCCGGTGACCGGCTTCACCGCAGGCGACATCGCCGTGAGCAACGGTTCGGTGAGCAACTTTGCGGGCGGCGGCGCATCCTACACCTTCGACCTGACCCCCGCCGCCAACGGACTGGTCACCGCCACGATTGCCGCGAACGTCGCCGTCGATGCAGCGGGCAACGGCAACACTGCCGCTTCGTTCAGTCGCACCTACGACACGACCGCGCCCGGCGTCGCGTCGATCACTCGCGCCGACCCGAACCCGACCAGTGCGGCAAGCGTGAACTTTATCGTGACCTTCACCGAAGCGGTCACCGGCGTGGGCGTCGCCGACTTCGCCCTCACGGTCACCGGCATCAGCGGCGCGAGCGTCACCGGGGTGAGCGGGTCGGGCGCTATCTACACCGTCACGGTGAGCACCGGAACCGGCGACGGCACGCTGCGACTGGACATTCCGACTGCCGCCACGATCACCGACCTGGCGGGCAATGCTCTGAGCGGGCTGCCGTACACCAGTGGCGAAACCTACCAGAAAGGCTATCGGGTATTTTTGCCGCTAATAGTAAGATAA
- a CDS encoding helix-turn-helix domain-containing protein, translating to MARYPKITLAPHLSAEELKERYRACDNPKEARRWHALWLFSAGKSIGEASELVGFHRNWVRTFLKRYNEQGPDAVADQHQLHPGGREPYLTPEQQQELEQAIARPAPDGGLWTGPNVSAWIAERTGRRIYPQLGWAYLQKLGFVRREPRPQHQDVASAAEQAAWKKN from the coding sequence ATGGCACGCTACCCAAAGATCACGCTGGCGCCGCACTTGAGCGCAGAAGAGCTGAAGGAGCGCTACCGCGCCTGCGACAACCCGAAAGAAGCTCGCCGTTGGCACGCGCTGTGGCTCTTCAGCGCGGGCAAGTCGATCGGCGAGGCGTCCGAGCTCGTCGGCTTCCATCGCAACTGGGTGCGGACCTTTCTTAAGCGCTACAACGAGCAGGGGCCGGACGCAGTCGCTGACCAGCACCAGCTCCATCCTGGTGGTCGGGAACCCTATCTCACCCCGGAGCAGCAGCAGGAGCTGGAACAGGCGATTGCCAGGCCAGCCCCCGATGGCGGCCTCTGGACCGGCCCAAACGTGTCCGCCTGGATTGCCGAGCGCACTGGTCGCCGCATCTACCCGCAACTCGGCTGGGCCTACCTGCAGAAGCTGGGCTTCGTGCGGCGCGAGCCTCGCCCCCAACATCAGGACGTCGCTTCGGCAGCGGAGCAGGCAGCATGGAAAAAAAATTGA
- a CDS encoding IS630 family transposase gives MEKKLSAAVAAVQAAQPTATVEVWRQDEGRIGLKPMVRRVWVKRGSRPRAVNHHRYEWWYAYSFVHPVSGRNWRLILPTVRTDVMSLALREFAQAHGVGAEKQVVLVLDGAGWHTSGKLDVPEGLHLFLLPAHTPELQPAERLWPLLHESVVNRPFDDLATLQTVLVARCAHLTTQQTTVKGLTNYHWWPQQ, from the coding sequence ATGGAAAAAAAATTGAGCGCGGCAGTGGCGGCGGTGCAAGCCGCGCAGCCGACGGCCACGGTTGAAGTCTGGCGCCAGGACGAAGGTCGCATTGGGCTCAAGCCGATGGTGCGGCGGGTGTGGGTCAAGCGGGGCAGCCGCCCTCGTGCCGTCAATCACCATCGCTACGAGTGGTGGTACGCCTACAGCTTTGTCCATCCGGTCAGCGGTCGTAATTGGCGGCTCATCCTGCCCACGGTTCGAACCGATGTGATGAGCCTAGCCCTGCGGGAGTTTGCACAGGCGCATGGCGTGGGCGCAGAGAAGCAGGTGGTGCTGGTGCTGGATGGCGCGGGATGGCATACCAGTGGCAAGCTGGACGTGCCGGAGGGGCTTCACCTCTTCCTGCTCCCTGCTCACACCCCGGAATTACAGCCGGCAGAGCGGCTCTGGCCGTTGCTGCACGAGTCCGTGGTCAATCGCCCGTTTGATGACCTGGCCACGTTGCAGACCGTACTCGTGGCGCGCTGCGCGCACCTGACAACTCAGCAGACTACCGTCAAGGGTCTGACCAACTACCACTGGTGGCCCCAGCAGTGA
- a CDS encoding response regulator has protein sequence MTINPIAPVTSSPVRVLIVDDHELARAGIAAVLMREPGIEVIGEAGDGAAALDFVSRHPVDLVMMDLQMPGMDGIEATRRIKALCPAIRVIMVTVQAKPDALMDALRAGVAGYLLKDASRREIIGAVRQVLRGDAFLNPDLVMQTLRRLASATPDDEPPVEPLTAREQQVLKLLMQGKTNREIARELIISPGTVKVHVEHIIAKLGVSDRTQAAVRALELGLVSLS, from the coding sequence GTGACGATCAACCCGATTGCTCCAGTCACGTCTTCGCCTGTGCGCGTGCTGATAGTAGACGATCACGAACTGGCGCGCGCCGGGATTGCGGCAGTGCTGATGCGCGAACCGGGCATCGAAGTTATCGGTGAGGCGGGCGACGGCGCCGCCGCACTTGATTTTGTGTCGCGCCATCCGGTAGACCTGGTGATGATGGATCTGCAGATGCCTGGGATGGACGGGATCGAGGCGACGCGGCGGATCAAGGCATTGTGCCCCGCCATTCGGGTGATTATGGTGACGGTGCAGGCAAAACCCGATGCGTTAATGGACGCGCTGCGCGCTGGCGTCGCCGGGTACCTGCTGAAGGACGCGAGTCGGCGCGAGATCATCGGCGCAGTGCGGCAGGTGCTGCGCGGCGACGCGTTCCTGAACCCCGATCTGGTTATGCAGACGCTGCGGCGTCTGGCAAGCGCCACACCCGATGATGAGCCGCCGGTCGAGCCGCTGACGGCGCGTGAGCAGCAGGTGCTCAAGTTGTTGATGCAGGGCAAAACCAACCGCGAGATTGCGCGTGAACTGATCATCAGTCCGGGGACGGTTAAAGTTCACGTGGAGCACATCATCGCCAAACTGGGCGTTTCGGATCGCACGCAGGCAGCGGTGCGCGCGCTGGAGTTGGGGTTGGTTTCGTTGTCGTGA
- a CDS encoding sensor histidine kinase, translating into MTHFILEHSQPISLPLDRVRPSATRLSPEQQRLERERLLALLAEREEEIRLLRSMLAEARRAGQRQIARELHDGVAQHITAAYLHLQSLSDIYRPRSPESREAFARAIELTRRAADEVRRVITGSPPAPLDGRCLAEAIRGEATALSRDGWQVTLHMSDIGFVPTDIELALFRMTQEALQNVRRHAGRCRVRLTLERDGAQVRLMIADNGCGFDPQQTPAARFGLAGMRERVALLGGTINIQSRPGAGTTIVITIPLDVQLPDSGDATSLKIALRENGKSRTPIDRISAGAPTPNMARCQNSRDRGGAS; encoded by the coding sequence ATGACACACTTCATCCTGGAACACTCACAGCCTATTTCGCTTCCCCTTGATCGCGTGCGTCCGTCGGCGACGCGCCTTTCTCCCGAACAGCAGCGTCTGGAACGTGAGCGGTTGTTGGCACTGCTCGCCGAGCGTGAGGAAGAGATTCGTCTCCTGCGCAGCATGCTTGCTGAGGCGCGGCGCGCCGGGCAGCGCCAGATCGCCCGTGAACTGCACGATGGTGTGGCGCAGCACATTACTGCTGCATACCTGCATCTCCAATCCCTGAGCGACATCTACCGTCCGCGTTCGCCGGAGTCGCGCGAAGCGTTCGCGCGCGCCATTGAGTTGACCCGCCGCGCCGCCGATGAGGTTCGTCGGGTCATTACCGGATCGCCGCCAGCGCCGCTCGATGGGCGCTGCCTGGCAGAGGCTATCCGTGGCGAAGCGACGGCGTTGAGCCGTGACGGGTGGCAGGTGACGCTGCACATGTCCGACATCGGTTTCGTGCCGACGGATATCGAACTGGCGCTCTTTCGGATGACGCAGGAGGCGTTGCAGAACGTGCGCCGCCACGCGGGACGTTGTCGCGTGCGGCTCACCCTGGAGCGCGACGGCGCACAGGTGCGCCTCATGATCGCCGACAATGGGTGTGGTTTCGACCCGCAGCAGACTCCGGCGGCGCGCTTCGGTCTGGCAGGGATGCGGGAGCGCGTGGCGCTGCTGGGAGGCACGATCAATATCCAGAGTCGTCCCGGCGCCGGCACAACGATTGTCATAACGATACCGCTGGACGTTCAACTGCCGGATTCGGGTGACGCGACATCTCTGAAAATCGCGCTGCGGGAAAACGGCAAGTCGCGCACGCCAATCGACAGGATCAGCGCCGGAGCGCCCACCCCGAACATGGCGCGCTGCCAGAACAGCAGAGATAGAGGAGGAGCGTCGTGA
- a CDS encoding Ig-like domain-containing protein, with product MHNIIAPWRALMALMLIGMLAMSAIRPVYAASGAWFLSGDGDWDVNSNWNPGPFPNNTNDDATFGAVNTGPATVTIRNTNIATRQITFDSAQPYAVVSAVGRTLTTRQINVASGTHTIAAPVLIPNNLIITPTVGTRLTLARTIDNAFGRSLRLIGPGSLVLYLSGNNNPGGFIRSEAGAGRFDVYGTGRSAEIVYNASAAGGTLGIGETFGSVSSGTGALLTIGGLVLQSNVTMEFDLNGPVQGAVSNGYDTLRFDQDGVSPIPNRHVQLNNATLIVRLGAGYTPAPGDMFTLIERIGGTGAILGTFANLPDGSVLTVDGLQFLLRYVTTGGITTSVTLTRVDLPRIDPGSGNRQQATVGSAFAAPLEVVVVGENGSPVEGVLVTFSAPVSGASALFPGGNTALTDANGRASVVVAANTVAGTYQVTATTSPATTTPAVFTLTNLAGAPNMIAATGGATQSAPVNTAFSAPLEVTITDIYGNPAPGATVTFSAPSSGAGATFPAGTTATTNAEGKASVTAVANDVAGGYQVTAAVAGAATPAVFNLTNTGAPRLRVTVEAAPQAIAGTSFAYRLRYTNNGQITAPGATLRIVAPQGTTFSSTGSAPGWTCADGAPAGALCALSVARPLAPGDSGEAQFAVKVQPNPGVATITMSVEIVQGDANLYDLADDTVTIERTIVYQLLLPLVVR from the coding sequence ATGCACAACATTATTGCGCCCTGGCGTGCATTGATGGCGCTGATGCTCATCGGGATGCTTGCAATGAGCGCCATCCGACCAGTCTATGCTGCAAGCGGCGCCTGGTTTCTATCCGGCGATGGTGACTGGGATGTCAATTCGAACTGGAATCCAGGTCCTTTTCCCAACAATACGAACGACGACGCAACCTTTGGCGCTGTCAACACCGGTCCGGCAACCGTCACCATTCGGAATACCAACATTGCAACCCGCCAGATAACGTTCGACAGCGCGCAGCCGTATGCCGTCGTCAGCGCAGTCGGGCGCACTCTGACCACGCGCCAGATCAATGTCGCCAGTGGCACGCATACCATTGCCGCGCCGGTGCTGATTCCCAACAACCTCATTATCACTCCAACCGTCGGTACGCGCCTCACCCTCGCCCGAACTATCGACAATGCCTTTGGTCGCTCGCTGCGTCTGATCGGACCCGGATCGCTTGTCCTTTACCTGAGCGGCAACAACAACCCCGGCGGATTCATCCGCAGTGAGGCGGGCGCCGGTCGGTTCGATGTCTACGGCACAGGGAGATCGGCGGAGATTGTGTACAACGCCAGCGCCGCAGGAGGCACACTGGGGATCGGTGAAACGTTCGGCAGCGTTAGCAGCGGCACAGGCGCGCTCCTTACCATCGGCGGGTTGGTCCTCCAGTCGAATGTGACGATGGAATTCGATCTCAATGGACCTGTTCAGGGCGCAGTCAGCAATGGTTATGATACGCTGCGATTCGACCAGGACGGCGTCTCGCCTATTCCCAATCGTCACGTGCAGCTCAACAACGCTACATTGATCGTGCGTCTTGGTGCAGGGTATACGCCCGCCCCAGGCGACATGTTTACGCTGATTGAGCGCATTGGCGGAACTGGCGCCATCCTGGGGACATTCGCCAACCTGCCGGACGGCAGCGTATTGACAGTGGACGGGCTTCAATTCCTGCTCCGCTATGTCACGACCGGCGGCATAACCACCAGCGTGACGCTGACGCGCGTCGATCTGCCGCGCATCGATCCTGGCAGTGGCAATCGACAACAGGCAACTGTCGGCAGCGCCTTCGCCGCGCCGCTGGAGGTCGTTGTCGTTGGCGAGAATGGCAGCCCGGTCGAAGGAGTGCTCGTCACCTTCAGCGCGCCGGTTTCGGGTGCAAGCGCACTGTTTCCCGGCGGCAACACTGCCCTGACCGATGCGAATGGACGCGCCAGCGTGGTTGTGGCAGCCAATACGGTCGCCGGAACGTATCAGGTGACAGCAACGACCTCCCCCGCCACCACGACGCCAGCCGTCTTTACACTGACCAATCTGGCAGGCGCGCCGAATATGATTGCGGCGACCGGCGGCGCGACCCAAAGCGCCCCGGTGAACACCGCCTTTTCCGCGCCGCTGGAAGTGACCATTACCGATATCTACGGCAATCCGGCGCCAGGTGCAACCGTGACGTTCAGCGCACCCTCATCTGGAGCAGGTGCGACGTTTCCCGCTGGGACGACCGCGACGACCAACGCCGAAGGAAAAGCCAGCGTGACGGCAGTTGCCAATGATGTGGCGGGCGGTTATCAGGTGACGGCTGCCGTCGCCGGTGCGGCGACGCCAGCAGTGTTCAACCTGACCAACACGGGTGCACCGCGGTTGCGTGTGACCGTCGAAGCGGCGCCGCAGGCGATAGCCGGTACGTCATTCGCGTATCGGCTGCGTTACACGAACAACGGTCAGATCACTGCACCCGGAGCGACGCTGCGCATCGTTGCGCCCCAGGGAACAACGTTTTCTTCAACAGGAAGCGCACCCGGCTGGACGTGCGCCGACGGCGCGCCGGCTGGCGCTCTGTGCGCCTTGAGCGTGGCTCGTCCGCTTGCGCCCGGCGACTCAGGCGAGGCACAGTTCGCCGTGAAGGTGCAACCCAATCCTGGCGTTGCAACAATCACTATGTCGGTCGAAATCGTGCAGGGCGATGCCAATCTGTACGATCTCGCCGATGACACGGTAACCATCGAACGTACCATTGTGTATCAATTGTTACTGCCGCTCGTCGTGCGCTGA
- a CDS encoding SAM-dependent methyltransferase has product MQSLSPSEASIRAVRRYYEQNTRLFRAAGLGNRSYAVHRALWDASVTTFDAALQRVNALVLEEVQAFLEASPPVQLHLIDLGCGLGGTLAYCARALPEARMAGVTLSMTQARIARRILPRARAAVISADFHDLPCAPCFHIAVAIEAFAHSHDPQRVLEQAHTALVPGGRLIICDDVVARPPASEVEERWLAAFREGWRVPGVQPLDETIAAARRAGFALRTTRDLTGALRLHRLPRLLAGAARDLVRLAGRTHPFFQSLSGSLALQECLAHGIVAYRLMIFERLAR; this is encoded by the coding sequence ATGCAGTCACTTTCACCCTCCGAAGCGTCGATCCGCGCAGTCCGGCGCTATTACGAACAGAACACGCGCCTGTTTCGCGCCGCAGGGCTGGGCAACCGGTCGTATGCTGTGCATCGCGCGCTCTGGGACGCATCGGTGACGACATTCGATGCTGCATTGCAGCGGGTGAACGCGCTGGTGCTGGAGGAAGTGCAGGCATTTCTGGAAGCGTCGCCTCCCGTGCAATTGCACCTGATCGACCTTGGATGCGGTCTGGGCGGAACGCTGGCATACTGCGCGCGCGCGCTGCCGGAGGCGCGGATGGCAGGCGTGACCCTGAGTATGACGCAGGCGCGGATTGCGCGGCGGATTCTGCCGCGCGCGCGCGCGGCAGTGATCAGCGCTGATTTCCATGACCTCCCATGCGCGCCATGCTTTCACATTGCGGTCGCTATCGAGGCGTTCGCCCACTCGCACGATCCACAGCGCGTCCTGGAACAGGCGCACACAGCACTCGTTCCCGGCGGGCGCCTGATCATCTGCGACGATGTTGTTGCGCGCCCGCCTGCGTCGGAAGTGGAGGAACGCTGGCTGGCAGCATTCCGGGAAGGGTGGCGCGTCCCCGGAGTGCAACCGCTCGACGAGACCATTGCTGCGGCGCGCCGCGCCGGATTCGCGCTCCGTACAACCCGCGACCTGACCGGTGCGCTGCGACTGCACCGCCTTCCTCGGTTGCTGGCAGGCGCGGCGCGCGACCTCGTGCGCCTGGCAGGGCGAACTCACCCCTTCTTCCAGAGCCTCTCCGGCAGCCTGGCGCTGCAAGAGTGCCTGGCGCACGGGATCGTCGCGTATCGCCTGATGATCTTCGAGAGACTCGCACGATAG